The Achromobacter pestifer genome includes a region encoding these proteins:
- a CDS encoding energy transducer TonB: MPSFQRGWNSSSRSSFGIRAGAGLTVLALHAAVIGAIFMAPENRPELEEPEAIMVSVVDAPIPQIAKAEPTPEEPQPVTETPPEPQPEIEPEPEPEPELKPEPEPEPEPEPVVEKPPMPAPKPKPKPPPKPKPKPEPKQDVKVEPKPEAPKAPPSGAPEGTQAPQGPQQGPPPDQPVLVSSIEFQGARPMPNYPMASRRMREEGRVVVLVEINTQGLVERATIDASSGFPRLDESALAAARKGRFKPYTRNGVAYPAKAKIPFDFVMRN, from the coding sequence ATGCCTAGTTTTCAACGCGGTTGGAATTCTTCTTCGCGCTCTTCATTCGGTATACGCGCAGGCGCTGGCCTGACGGTCCTGGCGCTGCATGCGGCAGTGATCGGCGCCATCTTCATGGCACCCGAGAATCGTCCTGAACTCGAGGAGCCCGAAGCCATCATGGTGAGCGTGGTGGATGCGCCCATTCCCCAGATCGCCAAGGCCGAACCCACTCCCGAGGAGCCGCAGCCGGTGACGGAAACACCGCCCGAGCCGCAGCCCGAGATCGAACCTGAACCCGAGCCGGAGCCCGAGCTCAAGCCCGAGCCGGAGCCCGAACCCGAACCCGAGCCGGTGGTGGAAAAGCCGCCGATGCCGGCGCCCAAACCCAAGCCCAAACCGCCACCCAAGCCTAAACCCAAGCCTGAGCCCAAGCAGGACGTCAAGGTCGAGCCCAAGCCGGAAGCGCCGAAGGCGCCGCCCAGCGGTGCGCCCGAAGGCACGCAGGCGCCGCAAGGGCCGCAGCAGGGGCCGCCGCCGGATCAGCCGGTGCTGGTTTCCAGCATCGAATTCCAGGGCGCTCGTCCCATGCCCAACTATCCGATGGCATCGCGCCGCATGCGGGAAGAGGGCCGGGTGGTGGTGCTGGTCGAGATCAATACCCAGGGGCTGGTCGAGCGGGCAACCATCGACGCGTCCTCGGGCTTTCCGCGCCTGGACGAATCGGCGCTGGCAGCCGCCCGCAAGGGCCGTTTCAAACCGTATACCCGTAACGGCGTGGCCTATCCCGCCAAAGCCAAAATTCCGTTCGATTTCGTAATGAGGAACTGA
- a CDS encoding ExbD/TolR family protein → MAFGSFEGKGSGSHTVSEINMVPLIDVMLVLLVIFIITAPLLAHSIKINMPQVAAEQIEEEPKTVDLAIDASGALFWDEKPVNIDDLPNRFKSIAGTKPQPEIRIRADQNTRYETLAKVMASARRSGMTRIGFVTTPPSGGAAGAAAPAAAGAAPAPSAP, encoded by the coding sequence ATGGCCTTTGGCAGCTTCGAGGGCAAGGGATCCGGAAGCCACACGGTTTCCGAGATCAACATGGTGCCCCTGATCGACGTGATGCTGGTGCTGCTGGTGATTTTCATCATCACCGCGCCGCTGCTGGCGCATTCGATCAAGATCAACATGCCCCAGGTCGCGGCCGAGCAGATCGAGGAAGAGCCCAAGACCGTCGACCTGGCCATCGATGCCAGCGGCGCGCTGTTCTGGGACGAGAAGCCGGTCAATATCGATGACCTGCCCAACCGCTTCAAGTCGATCGCCGGCACCAAGCCGCAACCCGAGATCCGCATCCGCGCAGATCAGAACACGCGTTACGAGACGCTGGCCAAGGTCATGGCTTCGGCCCGCCGTTCGGGCATGACGCGCATCGGGTTCGTCACCACGCCTCCTTCGGGCGGCGCCGCGGGCGCGGCAGCCCCCGCAGCGGCGGGAGCCGCCCCGGCTCCGTCCGCACCTTGA
- a CDS encoding MotA/TolQ/ExbB proton channel family protein, producing MSNALHSATLVAQATTSPAVPAAAAAAPAAAAAAPAAQQAASTVGAAAQQAAGAVQQSADALQGAAAALPSALPVAPAPAAVPDMGFMHFIAQSDFVGKSLFIILILMSLVTWYLILVKVASNVSMRKRSADFLNKFWNASSLEQVENEIVTHGARDPFSHLASHAMHAQAHHNKFGATKLEEAGSNTDFVTRTMRKVIDEETAKLENGLTVLASVGSTAPFVGLFGTVWGVYHALVGIGLSDGVTINRIAGPVGEALIMTGLGLAVAIPAVLAYNTFVRNNRVYLSRLDAFAHDLFAFLTTGQQVALSDGKVRALRRQNGHGAAAQRGSE from the coding sequence ATGTCCAACGCACTGCATAGCGCCACCCTGGTGGCGCAGGCGACCACCAGCCCGGCCGTGCCGGCTGCCGCCGCCGCTGCGCCTGCCGCGGCCGCGGCCGCACCCGCAGCCCAACAAGCCGCCTCGACGGTCGGTGCCGCGGCCCAGCAAGCCGCCGGCGCTGTCCAGCAGTCGGCCGACGCGCTGCAAGGCGCCGCCGCCGCGCTGCCCTCGGCGCTGCCGGTCGCCCCGGCTCCCGCCGCTGTCCCCGACATGGGTTTCATGCACTTCATTGCGCAGAGCGACTTTGTCGGCAAGAGCCTGTTCATCATCCTGATCCTGATGTCGCTGGTGACCTGGTACCTGATTCTGGTCAAGGTGGCTAGCAACGTCAGCATGCGCAAGCGTTCGGCGGATTTCCTGAACAAGTTCTGGAACGCCAGCTCGCTCGAACAGGTCGAAAACGAAATCGTCACGCACGGCGCGCGCGATCCGTTCTCGCACCTGGCCAGCCACGCCATGCATGCGCAGGCGCATCACAACAAGTTCGGCGCGACCAAGCTGGAAGAGGCTGGGAGCAATACCGATTTCGTCACGCGCACCATGCGCAAGGTGATCGACGAAGAAACCGCCAAGCTGGAAAACGGCCTGACCGTGCTGGCTTCGGTGGGTTCGACAGCGCCTTTCGTGGGCCTGTTCGGCACGGTGTGGGGCGTGTACCATGCCCTGGTCGGCATCGGCCTGTCCGACGGCGTGACCATCAACCGCATTGCCGGTCCGGTGGGCGAAGCGCTGATCATGACCGGCCTGGGCCTGGCGGTCGCCATTCCCGCGGTGCTGGCCTACAACACCTTCGTGCGCAACAACCGCGTGTACCTCTCGCGCCTGGATGCTTTTGCGCATGATTTGTTCGCGTTCCTGACCACCGGCCAGCAAGTCGCCCTGTCCGACGGCAAGGTGCGCGCACTGCGCCGCCAGAACGGCCACGGCGCTGCGGCTCAACGCGGGAGCGAATAA
- a CDS encoding HU family DNA-binding protein: MNKTELIDHIASKADISKAAAGRSLDALIGAVKTTLKKGGTVTLVGFGTFAVSARAARTGRNPRTGETIKIKKAKVPKFRPGKALKDAVN, encoded by the coding sequence ATGAACAAAACCGAACTCATCGATCACATCGCCAGCAAGGCCGACATTTCCAAGGCTGCCGCTGGCCGTTCGCTCGACGCCCTGATCGGTGCCGTCAAGACCACCCTGAAGAAGGGCGGTACGGTTACGTTGGTTGGCTTTGGCACGTTCGCTGTGTCGGCTCGCGCCGCTCGCACCGGCCGTAATCCGCGCACCGGCGAAACCATCAAGATCAAGAAGGCCAAGGTGCCGAAGTTCCGTCCGGGCAAGGCCCTGAAGGACGCCGTCAACTAA